Proteins from one Ipomoea triloba cultivar NCNSP0323 chromosome 1, ASM357664v1 genomic window:
- the LOC116027784 gene encoding uncharacterized protein LOC116027784 codes for MDLVSSKKPDFIFLMETKVGRAHAERLRVKLGFDGLLYVDSVGLSGGLALFWRSNNTSAADEGSHGSCYVHYEIGPHSRGLSQEILMTCFFIMKNVGGFLTLRIYYEASVILWKTVACTLYPWRDIHSLGSVVEALMPGWRNGLIESLRMRLGGPQYQRPEWERRVFSHRGRRSFKFEMAWLLDEGCRGVVEEAWHEGRSQDNDSLAKFNQLDGELSRLEAQEDVFWRQRAKQHWLRGADANTKFYHRFASARKRKNTITKLQDDSGVWHEGEGFHPLILSYYENIFESSGVQDMTTFPSFPPRVSIAQNEALLLPFTAEEVKAALYSMFLDKAPGPDGMNPGFYQHFWDVVGTDVTDFVLHCLHSGSFPDSLNDANIVLIPKKNPPETVSDLRPIALCNVIYKIMAKMLANRMKSLMSVVISESQSAFIPGRLITDNILVAAEVGHYLNRKQLGQVGWAALKLDMAKAYDRMEWVFLRKMIEVLGFDAKWIDLIMLYVTTVRYNILINGACGGTIIPTRGLRQGNPLSPYLFIICAEGLSQLIQHAQNAGSVQGCRVARGAPAISHLFFVDDSLLFFKANSSEAAVVKECLHRYEILSGQAVNFHKSSVCFSRNTDVNDRLVVTNTLGVVQASDFGKYLGLPSFIGRNKRRVFAYIEDKIRQRVGSWNKKILSRAGKEILLKSVAQSMPTFSMSVFLLPDSLCVALERMMNKFWWGSGGGNERGIHWLSWKRMCTPKCFGGLGFKELRAFNLALLGKQGWRFLTNPASLVAGVYKARYFSNSTFVDAVIGPNPNACWRGIYAAKDLICGGIRRRIGDGASTRIWDSPWLPDSDPCIQTLQPQYLSTATVSGLINPNTNEWDEEILMDIFEPRDVELIKRVPISPGYVDSWYWLDDLRGIYSVKSGYKRIRGVVSPLTDDFTSWNKVWNLKIPPRWKTFLWRAITNTLPTTNNLIQRRLDINPFCPLCAIQAESVSHVFICCAFAVNVWRTSHIDISDGAGLSFSMWFEQLLNTLDAEEIIKVAAILYAIWSARNSALWEAKVPTPASVVALARRALALPPSFLRCHVDAAYGSCSGKATAGVVLLRPNGEFVAAMSTPLPYCDSVIMAETLACKEALSWLKGRNEEAVVLLTDCAVLCANLRSSLEIMSYIGIATKECCRLMSTIVSCSVLYIPRSNNVLAHVLARDCFTSLQGDTLFWDIVPPSSIMEFLI; via the exons ATGGACTTGGTGTCCAGTAAGAAGccagattttatttttcttatggaGACGAAGGTTGGTAGGGCTCATGCGGAGCGTTTGCGTGTGAAGTTGGGGTTTGATGGTCTATTGTATGTGGATAGTGTGGGCTTGAGTGGAGGTTTAGCTTTATTTTGGAGATCAAATAACACG AGCGCAGCCGACGAAGGGAGTCATGGGAGCTGTTACGTTCATTACGAGATCGGTCCACACTCCCGTGGGTTATCACAGGAGATTTTAATGACTTGCTTTTTCATCATGAAAAACGTGGGCGGGTTCCTCACCCTGAGAATTTACTACGAGGCTTCAGTGATACTTTGGAAGACTGTGGCTTGCACTCTATACCCATGGAGGGATATCCATTCACTTGGGAGCGTGGTCGAGGCACTGATGCCTGGGTGGAGGAACGGCTTGATAGAGTCGTTGCGAATGAGGCTTGGCGGTCCACAGTACCAGCGGCCAGAGTG GGAAAGACGTGTTTTCTCTCATAGAGGCAGAAGGAGTTTTAAATTTGAGATGGCCTGGTTGTTAGACGAGGGGTGCAGGGGTGTGGTGGAGGAGGCTTGGCATGAGGGGAGAAGCCAAG ATAATGACTCTTTGGCAAAATTTAACCAACTAGATGGGGAGTTAAGCAGACTTGAAGCTCAGGAAGACGTGTTCTGGAGACAACGGGCGAAGCAACATTGGTTACGGGGCGCGGATGCAAATACCAAGTTTTATCACCGGTTTGCCTCGGCTCGTAAGAGAAAGAACACAATTACAAAGCTGCAGGATGATTCAGGGGTTTGGCATGAGGGTGAGGGTTTTCACCCCCTTATACTCTCTTATTATGAGAATATTTTCGAATCATCCGGAGTCCAAGACATGACTACTTTTCCAAGTTTCCCACCTCGAGTGTCTATTGCTCAGAATGAGGCGCTTCTACTTCCTTTTACTGCGGAGGAAGTCAAGGCGGCTCTTTACTCCATGTTTCTGGATAAAGCTCCTGGACCGGATGGAATGAACCCCGGATTCTACCAACATTTCTGGGATGTGGTCGGTACGGATGTTACTGACTTTGTCCTACACTGTTTACACTCGGGTTCTTTCCCTGATTCTTTGAACGATGCCAATATAGTTTTAATTCCCAAAAAGAATCCCCCTGAAACTGTTTCGGATCTCAGGCCTATCGCTCTTTGTAATGTGATTTATAAGATAATGGCAAAGATGCTTGCGAATAGGATGAAATCTCTTATGTCCGTTGTGATCTCAGAATCGCAAAGTGCGTTTATCCCGGGCAGGCTTATCACAGATAACATCTTAGTAGCTGCAGAGGTTGGACACTATTTGAATCGCAAACAATTAGGACAGGTTGGGTGGGCGGCTCTGAAATTGGATATGGCGAAAGCTTATGACCGTATGGAGTGGGTCTTTCTCCGTAAGATGATAGAGGTGTTGGGGTTTGATGCTAAGTGGATTGATTTGATTATGCTCTACGTTACCACGGTCCGGTATAACATTTTGATCAATGGAGCTTGTGGTGGGACCATTATTCCCACCCGGGGCCTTCGACAGGGTAACCCTTTATCTCCCTACCTATTTATAATCTGTGCAGAGGGGTTGTCGCAATTGATTCAACATGCTCAGAATGCAGGCTCGGTTCAAGGTTGTAGGGTGGCTCGTGGAGCACCGgcaatttcacatttattcttTGTCGACGACAGCCTTTTGTTCTTTAAGGCTAATTCTTCTGAAGCTGCAGTTGTCAAGGAGTGTCTCCACCGTTATGAAATTCTTTCGGGTCAGGCGGTAAACTTCCATAAATCCAGTGTCTGTTTCAGTAGGAATACGGATGTCAATGATCGGCTTGTTGTGACAAATACCCTTGGGGTGGTTCAGGCCTCTGATTTTGGCAAATATTTGGGCCTTCCATCTTTTATTGGCCGCAATAAGAGGAGGGTCTTTGCATATATTGAGGATAAGATTCGACAAAGGGTGGGTTCATGGAATAAAAAGATTCTTTCTCGTGCTGGTAAGGAAATTCTTTTGAAGAGTGTAGCCCAGTCTATGCCTACTTTTTCAATGAGCGTTTTCTTGCTTCCTGATTCCCTATGTGTGGCCCTGGAGCGGATGATGAATAAATTCTGGTGGGGTTCAGGGGGTGGAAACGAGAGGGGAATTCATTGGTTATCATGGAAACGAATGTGTACCCCGAAATGCTTTGGTGGTCTGGGGTTTAAAGAGTTACGAGCTTTTAACTTGGCACTGTTGGGCAAGCAGGGTTGGCGCTTTTTGACAAACCCAGCTTCTTTAGTGGCTGGTGTATATAAAGCCAGATATTTTTCGAATTCTACGTTTGTTGATGCTGTGATAGGCCCTAATCCGAACGCCTGTTGGAGGGGAATTTATGCGGCAAAGGACTTGATCTGTGGGGGTATTAGAAGGCGAATTGGAGATGGCGCAAGTACGCGGATTTGGGATTCCCCATGGCTGCCTGATTCTGATCCATGCATCCAAACCCTTCAGCCACAGTATCTGTCTACCGCAACTGTGTCAGGCTTAATTAATCCTAATACCAATGAGTGGGATGAGGAAATTTTAATGGATATTTTTGAGCCCAGGGATGTAGAGCTAATCAAAAGGGTGCCTATAAGTCCAGGTTATGTTGATTCATGGTATTGGTTGGATGATCTTCGTGGGATCTATTCTGTAAAGAGTGGCTACAAACGCATTAGGGGGGTTGTTTCCCCATTGACTGATGATTTTACTAGTTGGAATAAGGTGTGGAATTTAAAAATACCGCCGAGGTGGAAGACTTTCCTCTGGAGGGCCATAACTAATACTCTCCCGACTACGAATAATTTGATTCAAAGGCGTTTGGACATTAATCCATTCTGCCCCCTTTGTGCTATTCAGGCGGAGAGTGTGTCACACGTGTTTATTTGTTGTGCTTTTGCAGTTAATGTTTGGCGTACTTCTCACATTGATATATCTGATGGTGCTGGACTGTCTTTCTCGATGTGGTTTGAACAATTACTTAACACCCTGGATGCCGAAGAGATCATCAAGGTGGCAGCAATTCTTTATGCAATCTGGAGCGCCCGGAATTCGGCTCTGTGGGAGGCGAAAGTTCCCACTCCGGCTTCGGTTGTGGCTTTGGCGAGGAGAGCG CTGGCTTTACCCCCGTCCTTCTTGCGGTGTCATGTTGATGCGGCGTATGGTAGTTGTTCAGGGAAAGCAACAGCGGGTGTGGTGCTTCTGAGGCCGAATGGTGAGTTTGTGGCTGCTATGAGTACTCCTTTACCTTATTGTGATTCAGTAATTATGGCAGAAACACTAGCTTGCAAAGAGGCTCTCTCTTGGTTGAAGGGCAGGAATGAGGAAGCTGTTGTGTTACTTACCGACTGTGCTGTTCTATGTGCTAATTTACGTTCATCACTGGAGATTATGTCATACATCGGCATTGCCACGAAAGAGTGTTGCAGACTTATGAGTACTATTGTTTCTTGTTCAGTTCTTTATATTCCTCGATCAAATAATGTCTTAGCGCATGTTTTAGCTCGTGATTGTTTTACATCTTTACAAGGTGATACTTTGTTTTGGGATATTGTTCCCCCTAGCTCCATTATGGagttcttaatataa